In the Euphorbia lathyris chromosome 5, ddEupLath1.1, whole genome shotgun sequence genome, one interval contains:
- the LOC136231291 gene encoding terpene synthase 10-like, producing the protein MNLKEQVRMMLNMTSLDQLDLIDTLQRLGLSYHFQTEIRNVLMRIHNHNHNHTNINKDLHATALQFRLLRQHGFNISSQETFADFQDEFVNFRTSLCEDYKGMLSLYEASFLSKQDDNILQAATQFARTNLGNLIHQNQDSYLSTLIDHALELPYLWRMPRLESRWFIDVYATKQGMNPLLLELAKLDFNFVQATHQTDLQYVSCWWKSSGLGEKLSFARDRIMENFFWTIGVIYEPQFGYCRRMLTKVNALITTIDDVYDVYGTLEELQLFTQAVQRWDVDAVEQLPDYMKICYLALHNSINEIGYDILKEQGFHVIPYLKKAWVDLCEAYLLEAKWYHSGYKPTLEEYLKNAWISISAPVILVHVYFLTKDRITIEGLKFLKEYPEIIQLSSMILRLADDLGTSSDEMKRGDVPKSIQCYMNESGLSEEKAREHIHYLIGETWKKMNEEQHKDNPFSKTYIDIAMNLARMAQCMYQHGDGHGIQDYETKDRVLSLLVQPLPSD; encoded by the exons ATGAATCTAAAGGAACAAGTGAGAATGATGCTGAATATGACTAGTTTAGATCAACTAGACCTAATCGATACTTTACAGAGACTTGGTTTGTCTTACCATTTTCAAACTGAAATACGAAATGTTCTTATGAGGATCCACAACCACAACCACAACCACACTAATATTAATAAAGATTTACATGCCACGGCTCTTCAATTCAGACTCTTACGACAGCATGGCTTCAACATATCCTCACAAG AGACGTTTGCTGATTTTCAAGATGAGTTTGTAAACTTCAGAACAAGTTTATGTGAGGATTACAAGGGAATGTTATCATTATATGAGGCATCATTCCTTTCTAAACAAGATGATAATATCTTACAAGCAGCAACACAATTTGCAAGGACTAATCTGGGAAACCTTATTCACCAAAATCAAGACTCATATTTATCAACATTAATAGATCATGCTCTTGAGCTCCCATATCTTTGGAGAATGCCAAGGTTGGAAAGTAGATGGTTTATAGATGTCTATGCCACCAAACAAGGAATGAAtcctcttcttcttgaacttgctAAATTAGACTTCAACTTTGTTCAAGCAACACACCAGACAGATCTTCAATATGTCTCATG ctgGTGGAAGAGTAGTGGTCTTGGTGAAAAGTTGAGCTTTGCAAGAGACAGAATAATGGAGAACTTCTTTTGGACTATTGGGGTGATTTATGAGCCACAATTCGGATATTGTAGAAGAATGTTGACCAAAGTCAATGCACTAATAACTACTATTGATGACGTTTATGATGTCTATGGCACCTTGGAGGAACTCCAACTCTTTACTCAGGCTGTTCAAAg ATGGGATGTGGACGCAGTTGAACAACTTCCAGATTACATGAAGATATGCTATCTAGCTCTCCATAATTCAATAAATGAAATAGGCTATGATATTCTCAAGGAACAAGGATTTCACGTCATTCCTTACTTGAAGAAAGCT TGGGTGGATTTATGTGAAGCATACTTGTTGGAGGCTAAATGGTACCATAGTGGATATAAACCAACACTTGAAGAATACCTTAAAAACGCATGGATTTCTATTTCTGCTCCTGTGATCCTAGTCCATGTTTATTTTCTTACAAAAGATAGGATCACAATTGAGGGATTGAAATTCTTAAAGGAGTATCCGGAGATAATTCAATTGTCATCTATGATTCTGAGATTAGCAGATGATTTGGGAACATCTTCG GATGAAATGAAGAGAGGTGATGTTCCAAAATCTATACAATGTTACATGAATGAAAGTGGACTTTCAGAAGAAAAGGCACGTGAGCATATACACTATTTAATTGGGgagacatggaagaagatgaatgaAGAGCAACATAAGGATAATCCATTCTCTAAAACATATATTGATATAGCAATGAACCTAGCTAGGATGGCACAATGCATGTATCAACATGGAGATGGCCATGGAATTCAGGACTATGAAACCAAGGACCGTGTTTTATCACTACTTGTTCAACCTCTTCCTTCTGATTAG